A window of the Haloquadratum walsbyi C23 genome harbors these coding sequences:
- a CDS encoding choice-of-anchor I family protein, translated as MVLDEFTLSRRNALGVIAAAAIPSGILAQLSDQSARDMQTVHMQRIGRYATGEALGGAEIVAFHPPEARLFAVNSGAGQVEVLDLSDPTTPSQDTVLDASDALASTDLAVDTVGGTNSVDVSNTLVAAAIEADPATDNGAVAFYDPASLELVTAVEVGPLPDKVTFSPNGNYVVVANEGEPGESDPAGSVSVVNIADGAENATVTTSTFEQYDGQEAQLRAEGVHIASAGDAPASASTAFEPEYTTVTPDSTTAFVSLQENNAIATIDLASGDITSVDGLGFKDFSLPGNELDTSDVDDISLQSWPIKGMYQPDAIDTYQVGGETFVVTANEGDAKDFEVGILKNLSLDPAGFDLSENAYVDTVEELKQPTHLGNMEVNEAAMREFADTNGDGAYSDIYAIGGRSFSVWHHTSSGLERVFDSGSKFEQVFARKYPGGHQNTVESGPETESVTLGEIGNQTYAFVGQEKGSGITVYDVTSPGGSEYIQMVVNRDYGVTEDDLEAAAEANPDTDSPARAGDFAPEGLDFVPIEDSPTDMPLLCVGFELSGTIGVFEVEPSPE; from the coding sequence ATGGTGCTTGATGAATTCACGTTGAGTCGCCGAAACGCATTAGGAGTTATTGCAGCAGCCGCAATTCCTTCAGGTATCCTCGCACAACTTTCAGATCAAAGTGCAAGGGACATGCAGACAGTGCATATGCAACGAATCGGTCGATATGCAACCGGTGAAGCTCTTGGTGGGGCTGAAATTGTTGCATTCCACCCACCAGAGGCTCGATTATTTGCCGTTAATTCAGGTGCTGGTCAAGTTGAAGTGCTTGATCTTTCTGATCCGACGACACCAAGTCAAGACACAGTTCTTGATGCAAGTGATGCGCTTGCATCGACAGACCTTGCAGTCGACACAGTTGGTGGGACAAATAGCGTTGATGTCAGTAATACATTGGTCGCCGCAGCTATCGAGGCTGATCCAGCAACAGACAATGGTGCGGTTGCGTTTTATGATCCTGCTTCGCTTGAGCTTGTCACCGCAGTTGAGGTCGGTCCGCTCCCTGATAAGGTAACATTTAGTCCAAATGGTAACTATGTTGTCGTCGCCAATGAGGGTGAGCCTGGTGAGTCGGACCCTGCAGGGTCTGTCAGTGTAGTCAATATCGCTGATGGTGCTGAGAACGCAACCGTGACGACAAGCACATTTGAGCAATATGATGGACAAGAAGCGCAACTTCGCGCAGAGGGTGTACATATCGCATCAGCCGGGGATGCACCGGCATCAGCATCGACAGCGTTTGAGCCTGAGTATACAACCGTCACCCCCGATTCGACGACCGCATTCGTTTCACTGCAAGAGAACAATGCTATCGCAACGATCGATCTTGCATCAGGAGACATTACGAGCGTCGATGGGCTTGGATTCAAGGATTTCTCGCTCCCAGGGAATGAACTTGACACGAGTGATGTTGACGATATTAGTCTTCAGTCATGGCCGATTAAGGGAATGTATCAGCCGGACGCGATTGATACATACCAAGTGGGTGGTGAGACATTCGTTGTTACCGCTAATGAGGGCGATGCCAAGGATTTCGAAGTTGGAATTTTGAAAAACCTTTCATTAGATCCGGCTGGATTTGATCTCTCAGAGAATGCATACGTTGATACCGTCGAGGAACTGAAACAGCCGACACATCTCGGGAATATGGAGGTCAATGAGGCGGCAATGCGTGAATTTGCTGACACAAATGGAGATGGTGCATACAGCGACATTTATGCCATCGGTGGTCGCTCATTTTCTGTGTGGCATCATACTAGTAGCGGACTGGAACGAGTATTTGACAGCGGGAGCAAATTTGAGCAAGTCTTTGCCCGAAAGTATCCGGGTGGACATCAAAATACTGTCGAGAGTGGTCCAGAAACTGAAAGTGTCACACTCGGGGAGATTGGTAATCAAACATATGCGTTCGTCGGACAAGAAAAGGGAAGTGGAATTACAGTGTACGACGTTACCTCACCAGGGGGGTCAGAGTACATTCAAATGGTGGTTAATCGGGACTATGGAGTGACTGAGGATGATCTCGAGGCTGCTGCTGAGGCAAACCCCGATACTGACTCCCCAGCCAGAGCAGGAGACTTCGCACCAGAGGGGCTCGACTTCGTCCCCATTGAGGATAGCCCGACCGATATGCCGCTCCTCTGTGTCGGGTTTGAGCTCAGTGGAACAATCGGGGTATTCGAAGTTGAGCCGTCCCCAGAGTAA
- a CDS encoding cobalt-factor II C(20)-methyltransferase: MTVYGVGLGPGDPKLVTVKGRDILDSVTTVYSPGRLSRTVARQHVPSSRIGDLDFPMTRDPDKLRRAWKDAANAVAEKAVSDDVAFVTLGDPNVYSTFGHLRRTLSAFHPAISVEVIPGVSAMTAFATALDIEIESGTGLSLREAANGSAPTGPDRMILFKVTDAVETHEKLTAAGYNVQFGRRLFMEQGETMITTDPTEIAERDYYTLAYAEREGIEQTVPTAAFNTSSEESV, encoded by the coding sequence ATGACGGTATATGGTGTCGGTCTTGGTCCTGGTGATCCAAAGTTAGTCACAGTCAAAGGACGTGATATTCTTGACTCTGTCACAACGGTGTACTCACCTGGACGGCTCTCACGGACAGTTGCTCGACAGCACGTTCCATCCTCACGAATCGGTGATCTTGATTTTCCGATGACTCGTGATCCTGATAAACTTCGACGGGCGTGGAAAGACGCAGCAAATGCTGTTGCTGAGAAAGCAGTGAGTGATGATGTTGCATTTGTCACGCTTGGTGACCCAAATGTTTATTCAACCTTTGGACACCTTCGACGAACATTATCAGCGTTTCACCCGGCAATTAGTGTCGAGGTTATTCCTGGAGTTAGTGCAATGACTGCCTTTGCAACGGCACTAGATATCGAGATTGAATCTGGGACTGGATTATCGCTCCGTGAGGCGGCAAATGGGTCAGCACCGACCGGTCCTGATCGGATGATTCTATTCAAAGTCACAGACGCTGTCGAGACACATGAGAAACTCACTGCTGCAGGATATAATGTTCAGTTTGGTCGTCGATTGTTCATGGAACAAGGTGAAACGATGATCACAACCGACCCAACGGAAATTGCTGAACGTGACTATTACACACTTGCATACGCTGAGCGTGAGGGCATTGAGCAAACAGTTCCGACTGCGGCGTTCAACACATCATCGGAGGAATCAGTATGA
- a CDS encoding ferredoxin: MSKQSSQTQSRYRVEIDLTACDGIFACLTRDDRFIEGPDGLATIDVTADSVVSVSRTADHIVAVLSKDADTAELAATACPPNAITVYPPSSGDASDDNEKTDSRHDGQSIGEDR, encoded by the coding sequence ATGAGTAAGCAATCATCACAGACACAGTCGCGATATCGCGTGGAGATAGATCTTACTGCATGTGATGGGATTTTTGCATGTCTCACCCGCGATGATCGGTTTATTGAGGGACCAGATGGACTCGCAACAATCGATGTGACAGCCGATAGCGTTGTTTCGGTATCACGGACAGCCGATCATATTGTGGCTGTACTCTCCAAAGACGCTGACACGGCAGAACTCGCCGCAACAGCATGTCCTCCAAACGCGATTACGGTATATCCACCTTCGAGTGGGGATGCAAGCGATGATAACGAGAAGACCGATTCAAGACACGATGGGCAGTCGATAGGAGAAGACAGATGA
- a CDS encoding cobalt-precorrin-4/precorrin-4 C(11)-methyltransferase: protein MTSPTSSEQPDYTEREGIPFIGAGPGDPELLTVAGRQLVTEADLVVHAGSLVNSELLDEFCADAEQVNSIGKDLEELIPLMTEAYTNGRTVARLHSGDPAIYGAALEQMDALAAEDVPTYLVPGVTSAFAASASLRTQLTLNEVSNHVVFTRPQGKTLSAEEDHIDEFVGFGDTTVCIYLGTHAVAETMDRLLDAGHDPEIPVAVVYHASWPDEDVIKGTIGSIAKKIESAGYRASALVIIGDAITGSAYERSYLYGDWASGSESGDNSSDETETTTESSPIDANIGTNGGESNE, encoded by the coding sequence ATGACATCGCCAACATCATCAGAACAACCTGACTACACAGAGCGTGAAGGGATTCCGTTTATTGGTGCCGGTCCAGGAGACCCAGAGCTATTGACGGTTGCCGGTCGGCAACTTGTAACAGAAGCCGATCTCGTTGTCCATGCCGGATCGCTTGTCAATAGCGAGCTACTTGATGAGTTCTGTGCAGACGCAGAACAGGTCAATAGTATCGGTAAGGATCTTGAAGAATTAATCCCGCTCATGACAGAGGCATATACTAATGGTCGAACAGTTGCTCGGTTACATAGCGGTGATCCAGCTATATATGGGGCGGCATTAGAGCAGATGGATGCTCTCGCTGCTGAGGATGTCCCAACATATCTTGTCCCCGGCGTTACCTCAGCATTTGCCGCAAGCGCTTCTCTCCGAACGCAACTAACATTGAATGAGGTTTCAAATCATGTTGTGTTCACACGACCACAGGGCAAGACGCTTTCAGCCGAAGAAGATCATATTGATGAGTTCGTTGGCTTTGGTGATACAACGGTGTGCATTTATCTTGGGACACACGCTGTTGCCGAGACGATGGATCGGTTGCTTGACGCTGGTCACGATCCTGAGATACCTGTTGCTGTTGTCTATCATGCATCATGGCCTGATGAAGATGTGATTAAGGGGACAATCGGGTCAATTGCTAAGAAAATTGAATCAGCCGGTTATCGAGCCTCTGCACTGGTTATCATTGGAGACGCTATCACCGGTTCTGCATATGAGCGGTCATATCTCTATGGTGACTGGGCAAGCGGGAGTGAAAGCGGAGACAACAGCAGTGATGAGACTGAGACAACCACGGAGTCATCTCCTATTGATGCCAATATAGGTACAAATGGTGGTGAATCAAATGAGTGA
- a CDS encoding cobyrinic acid a,c-diamide synthase yields the protein MKGAVLAGTQSGVGKTVAALAIIQAFDQDGHSVQPAKAGPDFIDPSHHTAIADCPSRTLDIWLEGVDGVRRNYYRGNGDFCVVEGVMGLYDGDCSSTAMIAEALDLPIILVVDAKAGMESVAATAHGFRSYASHAGRDIDVAGILAQRAHGGRHAEGIRDALPDEIQYFGRIPPQSSLSIPDRHLGLEMGSESPLDTKALTEAAETIHTEQIIAAARAPPRPEAPSEDVQSQSSISKANSGFNSTPNTEVSHPRIAIADDSAFCFRYPATVERLNNRADVITFSPLADDPLPICDGVYLPGGYPELHGAALAESQALRSLADRATDGLPVLAECGGLMTLADSLTTTDGDTYEMAGVLPLSVQMEDRYQALDHVKLRADHSTLTADTGEARKGHEFHYSAATVDSDARFAFTVERGDGIDGTHDGVIEYQTLATYCHLHPASGAFDTFIERVRS from the coding sequence ATGAAAGGTGCTGTGCTTGCAGGGACCCAATCTGGTGTTGGCAAAACCGTTGCAGCACTTGCAATTATTCAGGCGTTTGATCAAGATGGACACTCCGTTCAGCCGGCAAAAGCTGGTCCAGATTTTATTGATCCGAGTCATCATACTGCCATTGCTGATTGTCCTTCGCGCACACTTGATATATGGCTTGAGGGTGTTGATGGAGTACGTCGAAACTACTATCGTGGAAATGGCGATTTTTGCGTTGTTGAGGGTGTTATGGGACTATATGATGGAGACTGCTCAAGCACTGCAATGATAGCTGAGGCACTCGATCTTCCGATAATACTTGTTGTCGATGCGAAAGCTGGTATGGAAAGCGTTGCTGCAACAGCACATGGATTCCGTTCATATGCATCTCATGCTGGTCGTGATATAGACGTCGCTGGTATCCTTGCACAACGAGCACATGGCGGACGACATGCTGAGGGGATCCGCGATGCATTACCGGACGAAATCCAGTATTTCGGTCGGATTCCACCACAATCATCGCTGTCAATCCCTGACCGACACCTTGGACTTGAGATGGGTTCAGAATCGCCGCTGGATACCAAAGCGCTCACCGAAGCGGCAGAGACGATTCATACTGAACAGATCATTGCTGCTGCACGCGCTCCACCGCGTCCTGAAGCGCCTTCTGAAGATGTTCAATCGCAGTCGTCAATCTCAAAGGCCAATTCTGGGTTCAATTCGACTCCAAATACCGAAGTAAGTCATCCACGTATCGCCATTGCCGATGATTCTGCGTTCTGTTTTCGATATCCTGCAACAGTGGAACGGCTAAATAACCGTGCTGATGTAATTACGTTTTCACCACTTGCGGATGATCCTTTACCAATATGTGACGGTGTATATCTTCCGGGCGGCTATCCGGAGTTGCATGGGGCTGCACTTGCTGAAAGTCAAGCATTGCGTTCACTCGCCGATCGTGCGACTGATGGACTCCCTGTGCTTGCCGAGTGTGGTGGATTAATGACGCTTGCTGACTCACTCACCACGACTGACGGTGATACATATGAAATGGCGGGCGTTCTTCCGCTGAGCGTACAGATGGAAGATAGGTACCAAGCACTTGATCATGTCAAGTTGCGAGCAGACCATTCAACGCTTACTGCAGATACAGGGGAAGCCCGCAAAGGACATGAGTTTCATTACTCTGCAGCAACAGTCGACTCAGATGCGCGATTTGCATTCACCGTTGAACGTGGTGATGGAATCGACGGGACACATGACGGTGTAATTGAGTATCAAACACTTGCTACATACTGCCATCTTCACCCAGCGAGTGGTGCATTTGATACTTTTATTGAGAGAGTACGCTCATGA
- a CDS encoding rubrerythrin-like domain-containing protein, with amino-acid sequence MTVSLTQSVTELMTTPVHSVSADTSVVNAAEILLDEDIGSVIAKEPAGILTKTDLVSGIHTVDSLEETTVAELMTQPVISVMSDATVQQAVDKMEDHNVKRIAVEQHENADERFIGIISVTDLTGALSESHETAIGMYVGLASADSPYMYECVECGNRITSDHQPESCPECGGPTRNLSVSRD; translated from the coding sequence ATGACCGTATCACTCACGCAATCAGTCACAGAATTGATGACGACACCAGTCCACTCAGTAAGTGCTGATACATCCGTTGTCAACGCTGCAGAGATCCTGTTGGATGAAGATATTGGATCTGTTATCGCGAAAGAGCCTGCTGGAATTCTCACAAAAACCGATCTTGTCAGTGGCATCCACACAGTAGATAGTCTTGAAGAGACGACAGTTGCTGAATTAATGACACAACCGGTCATTTCGGTCATGTCTGATGCGACCGTGCAGCAGGCAGTTGATAAGATGGAAGATCATAACGTCAAGAGGATTGCCGTTGAACAGCATGAAAATGCTGACGAGCGATTTATTGGCATCATATCAGTGACTGACCTTACCGGTGCACTCTCAGAATCGCATGAAACAGCCATTGGTATGTACGTCGGACTCGCATCAGCGGATTCACCTTATATGTATGAATGTGTTGAGTGCGGCAATCGAATAACCTCTGATCATCAACCGGAGTCATGTCCAGAATGCGGTGGTCCAACGCGGAATCTCAGCGTGTCTCGCGATTAA
- the cbiG gene encoding cobalt-precorrin 5A hydrolase — protein MSDTENTNEETSGHCSTPDSDGEVATEIAVIAPEHANDTADNIQTTLASAYDRIDLIEYHTDAFADHWGVYDCFIGVLPSDTVTQQTAPLLDDKWDDPAVVVVDSNLTWAIPITGGHHGANQVADDLTALGAVPAMTTASEAAGKQGVETRAKALNSHVINGKSTVATNLAVLDETLDPVSRIDDPTAVIADQSVTVLNRNGNDGIVLGTGSVSGADTSQFLTAWERALSTAECTWDDVDFIATGTRKETEPGLLAAANDINVGVISFCKETLFEFEGPTPSRSKELIGWPGIAEASAIAGGRNHELLVEKLKYDEAVTVAVGQ, from the coding sequence ATGAGTGATACTGAGAATACGAATGAAGAAACAAGCGGTCATTGTAGTACACCGGATAGTGATGGAGAGGTCGCAACAGAGATTGCTGTAATCGCCCCGGAACATGCTAACGATACCGCAGACAATATTCAGACAACACTTGCGTCTGCGTATGACCGTATCGATCTTATTGAATATCATACTGATGCATTTGCCGATCACTGGGGGGTGTATGATTGTTTTATTGGTGTTCTTCCAAGTGATACCGTAACTCAACAGACAGCACCATTGCTTGATGACAAGTGGGATGATCCTGCTGTTGTTGTTGTTGATTCAAATCTCACATGGGCAATTCCAATTACAGGTGGTCACCACGGTGCAAATCAAGTTGCAGACGACCTGACCGCATTAGGTGCTGTCCCAGCAATGACAACTGCCTCAGAAGCAGCGGGCAAGCAAGGTGTCGAAACCCGAGCAAAGGCACTTAATTCACATGTTATCAATGGCAAATCGACTGTTGCGACGAATCTTGCTGTTCTTGATGAGACACTTGACCCGGTAAGTCGAATTGATGATCCGACAGCGGTGATTGCAGACCAATCAGTGACTGTTCTTAATCGAAACGGAAACGACGGCATCGTTCTTGGCACCGGAAGCGTTTCTGGGGCTGATACGTCACAGTTCCTGACCGCATGGGAGCGTGCACTATCAACAGCAGAGTGCACCTGGGATGATGTCGATTTTATTGCCACAGGCACGCGAAAAGAAACTGAACCAGGACTGCTTGCAGCAGCTAATGATATCAATGTCGGTGTTATTTCATTTTGCAAAGAAACACTGTTTGAATTTGAAGGTCCAACACCATCGCGTTCAAAAGAACTCATCGGGTGGCCAGGAATTGCAGAGGCAAGCGCTATTGCAGGAGGGCGTAATCATGAACTACTCGTTGAAAAGCTGAAATATGATGAAGCAGTGACAGTAGCGGTTGGACAATGA